From the Gossypium hirsutum isolate 1008001.06 chromosome A02, Gossypium_hirsutum_v2.1, whole genome shotgun sequence genome, the window tttcatagctccagttataaataatttagtgactgtttctcaggaagacagcttgcagtgaaattatgattatgtggtaaacattgacaaaaatttgttaatgagttgcttactgttttcttataagcttactatgatctgtagatgtggttggccgaatattgtaaggggttaatacgtagttcgtatttgaatagttagattaatgtgttagtaatccaattgtaggcagttcgtgtgtggatctcgtcagcatatcgtcgcaaacaggttgtaactaacaccctctttcttagtctggatcggcaaaagtcgaaaagccgaaatgccgaaaaccagtattttgtagatttgcgagtgtgcgaatgctcgtgaggtaaatcgattaatgtttctggtaagttgcaaaatttggactgcaaagtgcatgatttctgtgccctcgatatttttgggcttaatgggccaaaattggaatgatgggccaacgggcccaattcggtaagaaccctcggtacgtgattctgttagtacgtgaaaagtaggaatatgcatgaaaaaccctaaaatagataaattactaaaatacctttaaaagtggaaaatttatagttttacccctagtagataaattaccgaaatacccctagggttaaattgacctaaatgcatgtttgactgttgttatttactgcatgccatgttgttattatctgatgcatgggattgggatattgacggaggaagtactgaaagtggcttgtccacgtactggaggctttgcctcaatttactgttaactgagcagcaaggctgcaactgtggagtgttgggctgggtgggttgagctattccccacatggagtgtagggctggtacgggtggagtgtagtggttggtgggttgagtagtctccctaaatgggcttgcatatgttattgatgttgcatgtattttgaaatgggcctatgggccatactattatctgaataagggcctacggcccagtttattgtaatctgaaaagggctctggtccagtaccactgttacctgaatgggcttaggcccaataggcttgagctgacttgggctttgaatgggttttccttacacaccgagtttccccaaactcaccccttttattttcatccacgcaggaaatccccaaccatagtgggcttggagctgtgagggaattcggagtggcacTCGTTCtaaaagtttggttttcttctggtgaactggacatcttattatttacgttgaggtttgggtttttaaatgtaataaggccgcttaattatttttgatggttttaatatgtattactaagataggtattacttattttaactgttgaaattggatagctttagggcgcgttttcaaaaaaaaaacaattgatttcaaaataacacgacaacaagcaaagcttccgcaatgaaagtattttccaaaattaatcacttttcctaaaatgacttaatcaaatcggtttcctagaaatatacatgacgttaaggtgtggcaatggcagtgtgcatgtctaggattggatccgaatggagcttggtacttaagtagtccgatagactcacctcctcttttccggtttcttacctggtgcacagcttccattcactttaacctataatgaaattatcttttaaaacactaagtaggtttttcttgatcaacaatataaaatgttttgaacgcttcgatgtggcatgtcggatccgcccataacgtctgggccgggtttggggtgctacaatgGCAATGGCAAGATAAGAAGTAAGTTGTTGGCTGCAGGGTTTGTCCGCAATGTTACTTATCCAAATTGggtctcaaatgtggtgatggtTCCCAAATATGGGAATAAGTGGCAAATGTGTCTGGATTTCACAAATCTAAACAAGGCTTGCCCGAAGGATGTTTCCCTTTTCCCTTGATTGATTGATTGGTTAACATCTTAGCAGGGCAAGAACTCATGagttttatggatgatttcttcgtgtacaattaaattttcatggatcTGGACGATTAAGAAAAGACAGCATTCATTACAAAAGACAAACTGTTCTACTATACAATGATGCCTTTCGAACTAAAGAACATTGGGATAGTGAAAACTCCCcattcttttttttaagaaaaaactaATAGTTTTTAGCACTAAACACAATAATATAGTGACCAATTTTCACCGTACCGTACGTTAGAAACCTTTAGTATAAATACATTAGTTATTTAATAACCAATTAAGTATTAAAAAAGTTAACATATACTTCAGCATGCTCAAATCCATGTATTTTTAGTTGTTGTAATAATAATAGTGCCAACTAATCTAAAAACTCAATTGACATGGTGTGCTTGCCACCAATATTTTTGTAAGCTCTTGAAAGATACAAGTTCAAAATCAAATTAACTTAGGCTAtatttgtttcactaaaaacaatttttaaaaaatgatttctgGTAAATAGATTGATTTTCTGAAAAAGCTTACATTTTTTGGTGTTTGAATGattctgtgtaaaatattttcctttatttgctaaattttcatgaaatcattttttaaaaaaattttttagTGAAACAAGCACAACATAAATTTATTCGTTACAAAATATTATAGAAGTATTTTCTTttaacaatcaaaatttattttataataagataatattttataataaacaataattaattaaaacttaatttaaattacatattatatatattacatatatgaaGTGGATAGCGGCACATTGGTGTTGGAAGGTGTAAACAAAGCTAAGCATGATTTAAacattcatatttatattattaaaattttcatattttataatataaaacttttattattgaatatttataaattgtaatatatatttattatcaaaatattaacataaatttctttaataataaattaagaatattatttaaactttaacattattattaatgtaaatttattattcatataaaatcgtaatattatataatttattaaaataataaattgtattaataatttattatattattaaatataaataattaaatatttatttttaatgttattgaatattataatatttgatataatattttaatatatttaaattttaatattaaaatttattattaatatgataATATCATACTTAATTCAAATTATTCTTTATAATTGAGTTATTCACGAAGGAGCtcgtttttggaaaaattatttaCACTTTTcaaaaaggtaaattaatttcccaaaaaattacttattttctattgatttgtaaattatttttcatttaccATGTTTTTCACGAAACAAAACTAGAAAAATGCAGAAAACTTTTTCCATGAAACAAACGCCCCCTTGATTGCATAAAAGTGTTTGAGGCAAAGTAGTCAATACCCTACCAATAGGCGTACCATTTTAGCCTTGATACTAATACGTACCAATATCAACATATTTCGATGAGCCGCTTTAGGTTTAtcaaagtttttaaatatttttcacatatatatttatagtcttatttttagtttcttaataaacaatatattattttggtaaaaataaataaattatatattacatatacatacaaatatgacttaatcacatacatataaatatatttatatgtaaatatatgttttaaaattaataattaggttcaataattttatttactAACTATAATtgtagaaaaattaaaatggttaggaataaaatttaaaaattggtttaaaatatcaaaatattatacCAACCAGTACAAGTTGGTACAAGTCAATATTGATTGAAACACATcaaaaatttaaccaaaacataacatataaaaCTTGGTATCGGTTTAAGATCGGAATGGTACATATTATTTGGTACGGTACCGACTACCATGGTTTGAAGGCTTAGAGTAAGTTAAAAATGGCTAAACTACTTTTGTATTTACCCAACTATGAAAATTTACAATTGTCATTCAACTGTTAGTAATTTTCTGTTTttttacccaactataaaaaattacaaaatgattattCAAGTATTcaattgtctttttttttatattggatttttggataattttatttctacGTAGGTCTATCTTGaatttttgggtaattttatTTCTACGTAGGTCAACTGATGACcataaaagacaaaaattaaatagttagataattattttataactttttatagttaaatgacaaaaataaataaatctattaATAGTcaaatgattattttgtaacttttaaaaattagttataaaaaagaaaaaaaaactataatcgGTTAACCTCTACCATAGTATACccattgaaaatatataaaaattatttaataactcTTCTGAATATTTAATACCAACTGTTCCCTCCATGATTAGTTGAGTGATGGCTTTAGAATCAGTAGCCTGTCTCCCCCTCTCCTTGggctgcttttttttttttcttttgtcatcCTTTTTCAGCCATGGGTTGGTGTGACTGCCGACGCACCGCTTCTCACCTGACCCTCCTCCCACTTTCTACAGGACACCAGTTTCTACTGGTGACAGTGCTACCGACGCTCGATTTCTTCTTGATATGTTTGTTTGCTCTTTTGACCTCTTATTTTATCTTGCATGCGAATGACTTATTTGAAAATATAAGGTTAAAATTgtcaaattatcatatttgaactttaaatattaCAAGTAAGgcttcttaaaaaaatatttgtttatggTAGCATTCTTTTTCAGAATATATCCTAAAATGCTTAAATATATCGTATCTTATCTTATTTTCAATAATTTGGATGATAATCAAGTCTTTAAACCAAAGGCTTTCATGCCTTCTTAAATTGCAGCAAAAGGGTTGCCGAAAAATTGCATTCCAAGTCATTGATGAAAGGAGCTCAATGTCGCAAAACATAAAGATGAAACAAATATAAGATAACATCCTTATAATCTAAAGTCTGAAAACCAAAGCAGAGCATTATAACACTATGAAACAAGAGATACCGTACCAATCATTCTTCTTCAGCGATCCTGCCCTTCTCGCTAACATAGATACCATCAAGGAACTTTCTAATATCCTTGTTCTTCACATGGCATTTCTGTtccaatcaaaattcacattcatCAAGATAAATACCAAATATCAATCATCTCCAGCTTCAATCTCAGTGTTTAAAAGGGATCGACAGAGGGCCTACCTGGTTTATCAAAGCTGCCGAGCGTGACACAAGTTCGATATCGTTACCATCCAACACGATCTCGTCTTTAACCTTCTCTGATCGAACAATGGATACCCCTTCCAACATATCCACCTTTCGCACCTAATGTTCACCGGTGCAAACGTTAACATAATGTCATTGGAATACAAGGAACTTATCAAACTCTTGAACATGTTTCATATTTGGTTACTTGAACCCTAAAACATGAACAATTTGGTTCAAGATGTAAAAACAATGCCTGCCCATTTCTCTACATCAGTCAATGCAACCAGAACTCCAGAAAATATAAGAATTTTAGGTTGTCAAGTCCTAAGGGTGTTGAcattaaacaaacaaaatatatgAATCAACATATGCTCTTAATGTAGCATTTCAACAGCATCGTACGCTTGAATAggccaaaaagaaaatgaaacaaaaaaagccctaatatatgataaaaacaataataaatgccttattcaaacaaaaaaaaacaaataaagggaATTAAATCAACAGTGTCAATGTGATTTCGATTCAATAAGAGATTAAAAGAacggagagagagagagagagagagagagagagagagaagaccTTCTTCTCGCCAAGGAAATTACGGATCTCGATGGACTTGTTGCCGTTAGTGATGGAGGCGTTGATGGGAAAATGAGCATAAACAAACCTCATCTTGTAACGGTAGCCCTTGGTGACGCCGGTGATGAGATTCTCAACGTGGCTGAGAGCAGTACGGATGGCGGCGCTAGTCTTTCTAGAGCCAAACCAAGCCTCGATCCTGAGCTTGCGTTTGCCGCTCTCCTCGTCCTTGATAAGATGAAAATCGAGGTTGAGGTGCTTGAAGTTACGGATGAGCTTACCCCTGGGACCTTCAACCTCGATCATCTTGGCCTTCACCTTAATATCAACCCCATCAGGGATGTCCATTGTCTCTGAAGAAAGAATGGTCTTCATTTTGCTTGCCTTCTGCTTCCTTCCTCGGTGCGGCTTCGATGGAGGGACTAAGTAGAGTGTAAAAACCCTATAACTTAAAGGCTGTaatgttatataatttattagtataaGGATTCAGTTTTGGGCCGGCTTTAGGGTTAAGAGCAGAAAATAGAGGAGAAAAATAGATTGCTGTGAGAGTCCGGCCCAATTAAAAAGCTTATTTTTCGAGATAATAAGCAATAAATTGAATTAATGTAAACTTGTGTATTTATCAAAAGTTAATTAATTCAgttgctctttttttttaatcaacaAATTGTCTAAACCAAAATTTACTATTCCATTAATCTCAATAACAAGTAATAACTATTTAAGAATTTCTTCAAACACTTGCATATTTGTACTCCTTTTTGTAGTTAGTtgcttattttttaattatatgtaatttattatttcattttattaaatttttaattatgaatAATGACCAATCGATTGAATCTTAATTCGATTGTCATGAATATTGTTGTCTATACAAGAGGACATGTGTTCGAGTGTACTAAAACGAATTATTATCTTGTTTATAGATTAGGGAGGAACTATAAGTAATTTTAAGTATTGTGTTAAGTAGAtttgatcagaacctataatgaaattatttaaaaataataataataattgtgaaTAATGaccaaaatgtataataatttaagTGTGCAAGGGATAATTTGGCCCGTGCAATTCTCATGTAATTAGTAGCCCTAGAGTAGCTAAAGGCTATCTTTTCCAACCTTACCCAATGTGTAGACAGGGGAAGGCGATAGCCCTGCCTCCACcccaaaaatggtaaaattttcttatgatgcgttcaaaattttaataattaaaaattagtataataataaattttctctTCACTTCCTCTCtcctaaaaaaattatgatttatctTTGTCCCAAAGTAATTTTCTAGTTTTGCCCTTGGTCTTACCGTTATTCActtattctgaaaaaaaaaactcattttttcattttttttttgttacctcTTCTTATTTAAGCATTAGACAACATTTCAAAGCATAAACTTCCTTGTGGATTTCTTTTTGCCTTATAGGTTTCTTTGCGCATCCAACCTAAGATATAATATATGCCTAGCCTCTTTCTAAAGAAAATATTATTTGGCACATGCAAAGAACCTAATAATTATTGAGTGTGTCTTAAAGTACTATTTAAATTTATTGTCATTTGAAGCTGCAGGTGTGCAGTTGTTGTTAAGTTATAATACAATAGATACTTGGATGAAAGTATTCTAATAATCaaatccaaaagaaaataatttacttcaaatttaggttttgaatacttataattattaaccTAAATTACTAATCTAATTAAATTCATGATTATGAACAGACCGACTTAAAGGAATTTTATTCTAATTActaaaaaaacaaagcaaaattgTTTAAACTACTGAACTAAAACAATCTCAATTAAAAACTTTCCTCTCAAGTGTAAAATGTAGTGGTTGATTAGTTTAATTAGAAACTAATGATTAGGCTTAGTCAAATTGATCAGGAATTATCCATTGTTAACTTTAGATACTCACGATCTCTCGACTCACCTCGGATTCTAAAATTCGCCACCAAACCTCAACTCTTGCATATTAGCCAATTGCTTATAGGGTCTCTCAACTCCTAGTAGTTAACAAGTTCGATTGATCTAGTATATTAAAGCCAGATTTCTCATTTGGAAGATTGACATGTTTGTCCGGTTGCATAGGTTCAACAACTTGGACAGGTTCAGTAGCTTTGGGCGATTGGGCAGCTTGAGTGGCTCAGCCACAAGGCGGTGGATACTTCGCCTGTCAGGTTGGACGACTTCGTCAGGTTCAACACACGCTTGCATATTCCTCTTCCAACGACTTAATAATACCCATTTTTCAGAAGTTGATGATGCTCTCCTGACTAATATAAATGTGGTTCATCGTGGGCCTTAAACCAATTGTAATAAGGTTAAatggtgcaaaattaccattattgATCAAAGCATAATTGGTTGGATGTTAACATTCTCATCAGGAATAATTATCTAATTGCACTCTTTCttaaaatgcaaataaaaaataagataggTATTGAAGTTGGTTAGATCTAATAGAATTTCTTTGATTatgcaaataaaatataatcactTTGATTCTAATAAATGACGGATAAGCATAAAAGTAGTGTGCACATGTTAAAAACTTGGTTATGCATACTTACATCCACTAGTAGTATGCCAGAAATCTTTGGATCTTGGTACATCCAAAAAAgctacaaaaaattaattaatataatgtaATATAATTCTTCGAATAAGTTATATGGTCACAATTattatttctcttaattttttttagatataaaCATTTATATTGTCATATATTTTATAGCATttgcttatgttttttttaataagaataaaaagttGAATAAAAGAGATACGTGTTTTTGGTATCATACGTACAATTACAAAATCATAAGGTaatcatttattcattatttttttttattttgatgacttACATagctttttataaatatatcaaattctTTGATCTCCTTTGATCTCCATTTATATGATtgattgagaattaatttaatgggagataaataatgaattgttttattaattttttttttttagattttattaactAGAGTATGTAAACTCTAGCATGTGAAAGAATCTCATCTTGAGTTACATGTTGTGGACTACGTTGAAGCGCCTCCTATACCAAGTAAATTTTTAATCGATTTCCTATCATAATAAGGCGCCAATTACTCGAACTAGCTTGTGAAAACCCTAAACCTagctggttttttttttttagatcgAACCTGATTGCAGGATAGACAAATGAAGAAATCCTACCTTgatagaaatgaagaaaaaattgTTGTAGGAGAACCCCACAATTACTCGAATCTATATTTGTTTCGATAATCATAAATTTATGGAACcattaaataaaagaatgtaattgtttaaactataaataatttattttgatagaAAAACGATAAATTGAATTTAGGGTTCATTTATttacatgtaaaatattttatggaAAATGCTTTTTGCATTTTTCTGTATTTGTTTCGTAGAAAACTGCCTGGTCAACGGAAAATGACTTATAGGTTAAGATAAAATAAGCTATTTTTCCTGTAAAATGATTTGCCATTTTGAAATAAGTAAGTTATTTTCCGGAAAAGATTTTctctatagataattttatttttatataaaaattaacttaaatcaaacttaatattattatattgataataaattttatttttttaaaaatatttaaaatattatattttttaatattattaaacatacatatttaattatttatatttagtcatataataaatataaattattattttaataaattatttaatattttaattttattttaataataaattttaaataatattattcacatattattgaaaatatttaattttaatattttaataatatatatttatgacaattataaatatattaataataaatgttttgtagtataaaagttaaaatatgtcataagtttatGTACATTTCAtagatttgtaatttagtctttatacttttattttcaagaatttagtccctttacttttcaaatttaaaaatcaagtccaattattcacatcgttaattttttttgtcaattttgttgttgtcacatttttaaataaaaaatactcatttagtactcatgtaattaaaaaatgacgttgtaatgaatttgaatttaacataatatttttaatatatgcaaaaacaatataaaataaaaaattataaataaaaataaattcaattaaacaatgaaaaaataagaatATCTCAAATGTGAGTTTGTTTCGTTGAaaacaatttttatgaaatatttttaagaaatctaccaaacaacaTAAATATTTTGCACAGATTCATCTAAACACTAgcaaatattaacttttccagaaaaataaatcattttctagaaatcattttcaattaaacaaatgaagccttaattaaaacttaatgttctaaaattaattgagaattattcccgttatatttatttttgaaccATAAATAATTTATACGACACAAATAAGATGCAATTTTTGATTGAATTTGTCTAATAATAAGCAAACAAGTAAAAGCACTAACAACTCGGCGGTAATATATCGAATGAGTTTGAGAAAAATAATGaatgttgatttaattaaatgattaacaGGAAATCAAATTATCTACTAAAGTTGAATACAAGCCCCAACAACATTCTTAAgtatttttggttttttaatcTCCAGATTACGGATTTCTTtgtactaaaaaataaataaaagcaagAAAGAGAAAAGGCAACAATTCATGCATTTACGACAATTTGGCAATTTTTGTACAATTCAAAACCACCCATCGTGAGGACACAAAACACAAGGAACAGCACAACTCCTTTCAACGCTTAGCATCAAGGAAACACTGTCCCTATCTTCTTAAAACTCAGGTCAGCTATCTGCAACACCCCACATTTTGACACCATCTTCATCTTCCAACTTATACCTGCTGAAGTGATTAACCCTGAATTTCCACTCTCCTTTGATGGGATCGTAGGAAATAAATTCAGCTCCTTGGTCCTTGGCTTTCCTTTTAAGCATTTCCTTATATTTCTCGATTTTTGGACCATCTGTGTACTGCTGTCCTGTCTTTTTATCGAAACACTTGATGTTAAGAAGTGTTACCTCTGCAGGCTTATTGAGACCTTGTCCAACAGGAGGTTTCTTGCTATCATCCATGTAAACTATTACCTCGCGGTTGTTGAACTGCACAAGGGACTCCAAATCAAGACGTCTCACATCTGTCTCACCCAGGAACTTGATGCTTCCGTAACCGTGCCGTCCAACCACAAAATCCTTGACATGCCGACAGTACCCTGGTTCAGCCCTTTCCTTTGCAGCCAGTTCTTGGATTCGAGGTTCTGTATAGTAATCAGACCGCCTAAGCTTTGGCATTAAAGCCTCAATGTCTGCCCCGTGCTCGTAGACAATAGCAGCCTCACCTGCTCTGTGGCCATTGAGTGTCATGCATGACTCTTTCTGAGCAGAATGATCGTCATGGACTCCATTAGCTTTCTGGTTACCTTTGACTGGGTGAATTCGCTCCTTCACATGGCCATTTTCGGCTGGATTTTCTACACAATCATATTAATCAAAAGACATTAAACAGCAGCAAAAGCAATTTATAATGACCCTAAATTTATCTGAAAGTTATAATCAGATAAGCACACTCATAATCTTTATCACAAAAGAATTAACATGCCAACatgcagaatatatatatatatagacaacaGGCTACCATGATGAATATCAGAAGACAACAGGCAGAACAAATATATATCTTTAATGCTTTGCTTTGTCCCGAATGAATATCAGAAACTCCAAAGCAAAGGAATAGACAACAGGCTACCATATTCCAGATACGAAAGTCTAGCAGACACGAGAGTTATAAAAGGAAACCTTGAGGAGCAACAAATATTTCCTAAATCAAGCCATACAATGGAAAAAAGATTACAAGCCATGGAAGTTTCACATAATAAAACACTAAATTAATACTggtgatataaattaataaaactagAACAAGTCCTCCCTccgcttcaaaaaaaaaaattaagattttgaaGTGATATTGATATTTAATCATGTGTGTGATTAATCATTAATGTAACGTTtcaatttttaagtaaataaatttaaatttaaaattgaattaccATAACAAATTCtgcaaaatatgaaataatttgaGACATTtatcaaagaaaataattaaaacatgtgacatcaagaaaaaataaaacataaattatataaatacccAAACAtgttaaaacatataaaaaaaaaactatttacatgtaacattttatataaatttaaaatactttcCACACGCGAAAAAAAATCAAACAGATTTTTCTAGAAACTGAATCACTATGACAAATTAGGTAAAATCTGAGACAAACTGTGAcacaacaaaataaaattattcctCTAAATTGTATCACCAtgacaaaattcataaaatatatcaaaatacaaaaaaaatgcatTAACACGACAGACATAGATGAATGTATCAAATTCtacataaaaatgaattattaacgttaataaaaaaaatatacaatttatattaCATAACACAAATGAACAAGAAgagaatatgaaaataattaaagtaCATAATATCAcaaaaaataacatgaacataatacaaatataaacttacaatactttaaattttaaatatatggaccccatatataacaaaattaaccTTCCAAATTTTAATTAACCCGTTGCTTTGTTGTCAATTAACTAGACATGTTCCAAGACTGAGCTACCTGCCCAGGCCTAAAGTCCCGCCCGAAGTTTGAGCAAAAATAttacactaaaaaaatgaacTTGGACAAAAAATTAAGCCCATCTAAAATATGAGACAAGCACAAGCTCAAACATTCAAGGCTCAAGCCTAGCCCAACCCATTTCTAACATATACAAATTAAATCTATAgcaatataatactataatataaacattaaaagatATGATAAATTgcctatatttaaaatttaaagtaaatgaaaaatatataactttattaaatactaaattaaaaataatataaatattcaaaaattttaaaaatatgggcAGGCCTAAAATAGGCTTGAATTA encodes:
- the LOC107944720 gene encoding 60S ribosomal protein L9; protein product: MKTILSSETMDIPDGVDIKVKAKMIEVEGPRGKLIRNFKHLNLDFHLIKDEESGKRKLRIEAWFGSRKTSAAIRTALSHVENLITGVTKGYRYKMRFVYAHFPINASITNGNKSIEIRNFLGEKKVRKVDMLEGVSIVRSEKVKDEIVLDGNDIELVSRSAALINQKCHVKNKDIRKFLDGIYVSEKGRIAEEE